One genomic segment of Nonomuraea coxensis DSM 45129 includes these proteins:
- a CDS encoding anti-sigma factor family protein, producing MTARVEHTDVGAYALGLLEEEDRAAFEAHLLHCGGCRAELSDLAGVASALDGLGPVHEGFPPDSGPPIAPAIDLVRRKRAADRRTRRGTFVIGMAAAVTLVAGGLTVGTQLSGGSTAQLAQEHSGHAGHMGPAEQFYADGRPIEGKGVDGVIGGLVVESKGWGTHAALKLAGVKGPLQCELVSVGRSGERRVMTGWAVPPAGYGVPGSPDPLYMHGGSATPLKEIDHFEVVTATGKRLLTVQV from the coding sequence GTGACAGCGAGAGTCGAGCACACGGACGTGGGCGCCTACGCGCTCGGCCTGCTCGAGGAGGAGGACAGAGCGGCGTTCGAGGCCCATCTCCTGCACTGCGGCGGCTGCCGAGCCGAGCTCTCCGACCTGGCGGGGGTCGCCAGCGCGCTGGACGGCCTCGGCCCCGTGCACGAGGGTTTCCCCCCGGACAGCGGCCCCCCGATCGCTCCCGCGATCGACCTGGTGCGCCGCAAGCGGGCCGCCGACCGGCGGACCCGCAGGGGGACGTTCGTCATCGGGATGGCCGCCGCGGTCACGCTGGTCGCCGGCGGGCTGACCGTCGGCACGCAGCTCAGCGGCGGCAGCACCGCCCAGCTCGCCCAGGAGCATTCCGGCCACGCCGGCCACATGGGCCCTGCCGAGCAGTTCTACGCCGACGGGCGGCCCATCGAGGGCAAGGGCGTGGACGGCGTCATCGGCGGCCTGGTGGTGGAGTCCAAGGGCTGGGGCACGCACGCCGCGCTCAAGCTGGCCGGCGTCAAAGGGCCGCTCCAGTGCGAGCTGGTCTCGGTCGGCCGGTCGGGCGAGCGGCGGGTGATGACCGGCTGGGCCGTCCCTCCCGCCGGGTACGGAGTGCCGGGTTCGCCCGATCCGCTCTACATGCACGGCGGCAGCGCGACGCCGCTGAAGGAGATCGACCACTTCGAAGTAGTGACCGCGACGGGCAAGCGGCTGCTGACCGTCCAGGTCTGA
- a CDS encoding nitrite/sulfite reductase, translating to MSTPASRTPASRHHKRPRGEGQWALGYREPLNKNEENKKNDDGLNVRQRIIDVYAKRGFDSIDPADLRGRMRWYGLYTQRKPGIDGGKTAVLEPEELDDRYFMLRVRIDGGQLDLAQLRTIADISNEYGRGTADLTDRQNIQLHWVEIESVPDIWERLEAVGLSTTEACGDTPRVILGCPLAGIDVDEVLDASEQIREIQERVVGNPAYSNLPRKFKSALSGCPAHCTVHEINDVAFVGVVNEHGEAGYDLWVGGGLSTNPMLGKRLGVFVRPEQAAEVHEGVVGIFRDYGYRRLRHRARIKFLVNDWGVEKFREILETEYLKAPLPDGPAPEQPRGSRRDHVGVFPQKDGNFYVGFAPKVGRLDGDALHRIADIAERHGSGRVRTTVEQKMVILDVAPDQVDSIVAELEASDLQVRPSTFRRQTMACTGIEYCKLAIVETKATAAQLIDELERRLPEFAEPLTINVNGCPNSCARIQVADIGLKGQLVVDENGDQVEGYQIHLGGSLGLNAGFGRKVRGLKTTAKALPDYVERVVKNFDAQRKEGESFADWVQRADEADLR from the coding sequence ATGAGCACCCCTGCCAGCCGCACACCCGCCAGCCGGCATCACAAGCGCCCGCGCGGCGAGGGCCAGTGGGCTCTCGGGTACCGGGAGCCGCTGAACAAGAACGAGGAGAACAAGAAGAACGACGACGGGCTCAACGTCCGCCAGCGCATCATCGACGTCTACGCCAAGCGCGGGTTCGACTCGATCGACCCGGCCGACCTGCGCGGACGCATGCGCTGGTACGGCCTCTACACCCAGCGCAAGCCCGGCATCGACGGTGGCAAGACCGCGGTGCTGGAGCCGGAGGAGCTCGACGACCGCTACTTCATGCTGCGCGTGCGCATCGACGGCGGCCAGCTCGACCTGGCCCAGCTCCGCACGATCGCCGACATCTCCAACGAGTACGGCCGCGGCACCGCCGACCTGACCGACCGCCAGAACATCCAGCTCCACTGGGTGGAGATCGAGTCGGTGCCGGACATCTGGGAGCGTCTGGAGGCCGTCGGCCTGTCGACGACGGAGGCGTGCGGCGACACGCCGCGCGTGATCCTGGGCTGCCCGCTGGCCGGCATCGACGTCGATGAAGTGCTGGACGCGAGCGAGCAGATCCGCGAGATCCAGGAGCGGGTCGTCGGCAACCCGGCCTACTCGAACCTGCCGCGCAAGTTCAAGTCCGCGCTGAGCGGCTGCCCGGCGCACTGCACGGTGCACGAGATCAACGACGTGGCCTTCGTCGGCGTCGTCAACGAGCACGGCGAGGCCGGCTACGACCTGTGGGTGGGCGGCGGCCTGTCCACCAACCCGATGCTCGGCAAGCGCCTCGGCGTGTTCGTCCGGCCCGAGCAGGCGGCCGAGGTGCACGAGGGCGTGGTCGGCATCTTCCGCGACTACGGCTACCGCAGGCTGCGGCACCGGGCCCGGATCAAGTTCCTGGTCAACGACTGGGGCGTGGAGAAGTTCCGCGAGATCCTGGAGACCGAATACCTGAAGGCCCCGCTGCCCGACGGGCCCGCCCCCGAGCAGCCGCGCGGCAGCCGCCGCGACCACGTGGGCGTCTTCCCGCAGAAGGACGGCAACTTCTACGTCGGCTTCGCCCCCAAGGTGGGCCGGCTGGACGGCGACGCGCTGCACAGGATCGCCGACATCGCCGAGCGGCACGGCTCCGGCCGGGTGCGCACGACCGTCGAGCAGAAGATGGTCATCCTCGACGTCGCGCCGGACCAGGTCGACTCGATCGTGGCCGAGCTGGAGGCCAGCGACCTCCAGGTGCGCCCCTCCACCTTCCGCCGCCAGACGATGGCGTGCACCGGCATCGAGTACTGCAAGCTGGCCATCGTCGAGACCAAGGCCACCGCGGCCCAGCTCATCGACGAGCTGGAGCGCCGGCTTCCCGAGTTCGCCGAGCCGCTGACCATCAACGTCAACGGCTGCCCCAACTCCTGCGCCCGCATCCAGGTCGCCGACATCGGCCTCAAGGGCCAGCTCGTCGTGGACGAGAACGGCGACCAGGTCGAGGGCTACCAGATCCACCTGGGCGGCTCGCTCGGCCTCAACGCCGGCTTCGGCCGCAAGGTGCGCGGGCTGAAGACCACCGCCAAGGCCCTGCCCGACTACGTCGAACGGGTGGTGAAGAACTTCGACGCCCAGCGCAAGGAGGGCGAGTCGTTCGCCGACTGGGTGCAGCGGGCCGACGAGGCGGACCTGCGATGA
- a CDS encoding serine/threonine-protein kinase — translation MDVMRQQVGPFRVLRKLGEGGMGVVHLAEDASGRRVALKTMRPELAAREEFRRRFGKEAEAARRVARFCTAPVLDAGFDGGVAYLATEYVEGPDLAAVVRQAPLTGANLEALAIGVATALTAIHQAGVVHRDLKPSNVLLSPVGPRVIDFGIAQLAETSGHAPATLAQGMGTPAYMSPEQARGEPATPASDVFSWGSLVAYAGTGRPPFGTGGVAEVVYRVIHHAPALDGLDERVRPLVERALDKDPARRPSAQQLMDLLMGRSAVPVDAATRAVSETWTPVVAPSTRQAPPPPPARRGLLPTVLVGVAAAVLGVAATLAVLRPWEERGGGSGEPAVTATRDAAGSRLGVRIDALTRQGGTVRLQWTVTNVGNGNAPLYNQFGNGTLDFSASAVNLIPPGVAEPIGPAVKNGSCQCTRMAAAPFGGGDQMRMYAIFENVPEDLEKVDVDLRLLGVLHDVPITPA, via the coding sequence ATGGATGTCATGCGGCAGCAGGTCGGCCCCTTCCGCGTGCTCAGGAAACTGGGCGAGGGCGGCATGGGCGTCGTGCACCTGGCGGAGGACGCGTCGGGGCGGCGCGTCGCGCTGAAGACCATGCGGCCCGAGCTGGCCGCCCGCGAGGAGTTCCGGCGCAGGTTCGGCAAGGAGGCCGAGGCGGCGAGGAGGGTCGCCAGGTTCTGCACCGCGCCCGTGCTGGACGCCGGGTTCGACGGCGGCGTCGCCTACCTCGCCACCGAGTACGTCGAGGGCCCCGACCTCGCCGCCGTGGTCCGCCAGGCGCCGCTGACCGGCGCGAACCTGGAGGCGCTCGCCATCGGCGTGGCCACCGCGCTGACCGCCATCCACCAGGCGGGCGTCGTACACCGCGATCTCAAGCCGTCGAACGTGCTGCTCAGCCCGGTCGGGCCCCGGGTCATCGACTTCGGCATCGCCCAGCTCGCCGAGACCTCCGGGCACGCGCCCGCGACCCTGGCCCAGGGGATGGGGACGCCCGCGTACATGTCGCCGGAGCAGGCGAGAGGTGAGCCGGCCACCCCCGCGAGCGACGTCTTCTCCTGGGGCTCGCTGGTGGCGTACGCCGGCACCGGCCGGCCGCCGTTCGGCACCGGCGGGGTGGCGGAGGTCGTCTACCGGGTCATCCACCACGCCCCCGCGCTGGACGGGCTGGACGAGCGCGTCCGGCCGCTCGTGGAGCGGGCGCTGGACAAGGACCCGGCCAGGCGGCCGAGCGCCCAGCAGCTCATGGACCTGCTCATGGGGCGCTCCGCGGTGCCGGTGGACGCAGCCACCAGGGCGGTCTCCGAGACCTGGACGCCCGTCGTCGCCCCGTCCACCAGGCAGGCCCCTCCACCCCCTCCGGCCCGGCGGGGCCTGCTGCCGACCGTCCTGGTCGGCGTCGCCGCGGCCGTGCTCGGCGTGGCCGCCACGCTCGCGGTGCTCCGCCCCTGGGAGGAGCGGGGAGGCGGGTCCGGCGAGCCCGCCGTGACGGCCACCCGCGACGCCGCGGGCAGCAGGCTCGGCGTGCGGATCGACGCGCTGACCCGGCAGGGCGGCACGGTCCGCCTGCAGTGGACGGTCACGAACGTCGGCAACGGCAACGCGCCCCTGTACAACCAGTTCGGCAACGGCACGCTCGACTTCTCCGCCTCGGCGGTCAACCTCATCCCGCCCGGCGTCGCGGAGCCGATCGGCCCCGCCGTCAAGAACGGCTCCTGCCAGTGCACGCGCATGGCGGCCGCGCCGTTCGGCGGCGGGGATCAGATGCGCATGTACGCGATCTTCGAGAACGTCCCGGAAGACCTGGAGAAGGTCGACGTCGACCTCAGGCTGCTCGGAGTCCTGCACGACGTCCCGATCACCCCCGCCTGA
- the glyA gene encoding serine hydroxymethyltransferase, translating into MGSLASVDPQIADLIKAEERRQADTVKLIASENYVSKAVLEATGTVLTNKYSEGYAGKRYYEGQQVIDQIETLAIDRAKSLFGVNHANVQPYSGSPANLAIYLAFLQPGDTVMGMGLPFGGHLTHGWSVSATGKWFNSVRYGVRKDTGRIDLDEVRELALEHRPKLIFCGGTAIPRTIDFEGFAAIAREVGAVLAADIAHIAGLVAGGAHPSPVGHADVISTTTHKTLRGPRGAMLMATSDEHATALNKAVFPGLQGGPHNHTTAAIAVALHEAAQPSFRDYAHQIVANAKTLADELASRGFDLVSGGTDNHLILLDLTPKGIGGKPAAQALDRAGLETNYNTVPFDPRKPFDPSGIRIGTPSVTSRGMGEAEMRQIGAWMDEVVTAVAKGDAEDVIARVHREVSELTSQFPAPGL; encoded by the coding sequence ATGGGTTCTCTCGCTAGCGTCGACCCGCAGATCGCCGACCTCATCAAGGCCGAGGAGCGTCGCCAGGCCGACACGGTGAAGCTGATCGCCTCGGAGAACTACGTCTCCAAGGCCGTGCTGGAGGCCACGGGCACCGTCCTGACCAACAAATACTCCGAGGGCTACGCGGGCAAGCGCTACTACGAGGGCCAGCAGGTCATCGACCAGATCGAGACGCTGGCCATCGACCGCGCCAAGTCGCTGTTCGGGGTCAACCACGCCAACGTCCAGCCCTACTCGGGCTCGCCCGCCAACCTCGCCATCTACCTGGCGTTCCTGCAGCCGGGCGACACCGTGATGGGCATGGGCCTGCCGTTCGGCGGCCACCTCACCCACGGCTGGTCGGTCTCGGCCACCGGCAAGTGGTTCAACTCCGTCCGCTACGGCGTGCGCAAGGACACCGGCCGCATCGACCTCGACGAGGTCCGCGAGCTCGCCCTGGAGCACCGGCCCAAGCTCATCTTCTGCGGCGGCACCGCCATCCCGCGCACCATCGACTTCGAGGGCTTCGCCGCCATCGCCCGCGAGGTGGGCGCCGTGCTCGCGGCCGACATCGCGCACATCGCCGGCCTCGTCGCGGGCGGCGCGCACCCGTCCCCGGTGGGCCACGCCGACGTCATCTCCACCACGACGCACAAGACGTTGCGCGGCCCGCGCGGCGCCATGCTCATGGCCACCAGCGACGAGCACGCCACGGCGCTCAACAAGGCCGTCTTCCCCGGCCTCCAGGGCGGCCCGCACAACCACACCACCGCCGCCATCGCCGTCGCGCTGCACGAGGCGGCCCAGCCGTCCTTCCGCGACTACGCCCACCAGATCGTCGCCAACGCCAAGACCCTGGCCGACGAGCTGGCGAGCCGCGGGTTCGACCTGGTCTCCGGCGGCACCGACAACCACCTCATCCTGCTCGACCTCACGCCCAAGGGCATCGGCGGCAAGCCGGCCGCCCAGGCGCTCGACCGGGCCGGGCTGGAGACCAACTACAACACGGTGCCGTTCGACCCGCGCAAGCCGTTCGACCCGTCGGGCATCCGCATCGGCACGCCGTCGGTCACCTCGCGCGGCATGGGCGAGGCCGAGATGCGGCAGATCGGCGCCTGGATGGACGAGGTCGTCACCGCCGTCGCCAAGGGCGACGCCGAGGACGTCATCGCCCGCGTGCACCGCGAGGTCAGCGAGCTCACCTCGCAGTTCCCGGCCCCCGGCCTGTAG
- a CDS encoding sigma-70 family RNA polymerase sigma factor, with the protein MRTSTYPPPSADGATAKGKPRARHWIRRVRPEHEVPDDEVAVSALYREYHGPLLGFVIRLTAGDRQWAEDVVQETMIRAWRSAERLDPDAVSLMPWLATVARRIVIDDRRRKDARPKESGDGPLESVPVPDEMEGLLHQVVVSEALKALSPAHREILNETILRDRSVNDAAAALDIPVGTVKSRVYYAVRALRIALEERGVTA; encoded by the coding sequence ATGCGAACGAGCACGTACCCCCCGCCCTCGGCCGACGGAGCCACCGCGAAGGGCAAGCCGCGCGCACGCCACTGGATCAGGCGCGTGCGACCGGAGCACGAGGTGCCCGACGACGAGGTGGCCGTGTCCGCGCTCTACCGGGAGTATCACGGCCCCCTGCTGGGCTTCGTGATCCGGCTGACGGCGGGCGATCGGCAATGGGCGGAGGACGTGGTGCAGGAGACCATGATCCGGGCCTGGCGCAGCGCCGAGCGGCTCGATCCCGACGCGGTCTCGCTGATGCCCTGGCTCGCCACGGTCGCCAGGCGGATCGTCATCGACGACCGGCGCCGCAAGGACGCCCGCCCGAAGGAGTCGGGCGACGGGCCGCTGGAGAGCGTGCCCGTGCCCGACGAGATGGAGGGGCTGCTGCACCAGGTGGTCGTGTCGGAGGCGCTGAAGGCGCTGTCACCGGCCCACCGCGAGATCCTCAACGAGACGATCCTGCGGGACCGGTCGGTGAACGACGCCGCCGCGGCGCTCGACATCCCGGTGGGCACCGTGAAGTCCCGCGTGTACTACGCCGTGCGCGCGCTGCGGATCGCGCTGGAGGAGAGGGGGGTGACGGCGTGA
- a CDS encoding DUF1707 SHOCT-like domain-containing protein produces MTDPGEVRASDAEREAVVEQLRVASVEGRLTLAELTDRTEAAYSATTHAELALLTQDLPVGSAVPAPSPASGRPERKRRWFVGVMGDSKRRGSWRIDQELGAVAVMGDVLLDLREAEVRTDMVEIMAVSVMGDVKIIVPDGVNVDLAGMAIMGDKKVDVLEAAPGMNVPVVRVHAYAVMGDVKVIGDSRAKPLRRGFAAWREHWRQMHGDDWRELGRQLRNEGRELRRQLSDDRDGYGRDGYGRDGYGRDGYGRERGY; encoded by the coding sequence ATGACCGATCCCGGTGAGGTCCGCGCGTCCGACGCCGAGCGCGAGGCCGTCGTCGAACAGCTCCGCGTCGCGTCGGTGGAGGGCAGGCTCACGCTGGCCGAGCTGACCGACCGCACGGAGGCCGCCTACTCCGCCACCACGCACGCCGAGCTCGCGCTGCTCACCCAGGACCTCCCCGTCGGCAGCGCCGTTCCCGCGCCGTCGCCCGCGTCCGGGCGGCCGGAGCGCAAGAGACGGTGGTTCGTCGGGGTGATGGGCGACTCCAAGCGGCGCGGCTCGTGGCGCATCGACCAGGAGCTCGGCGCGGTCGCCGTGATGGGCGACGTGCTGCTCGACCTGCGCGAGGCCGAGGTGCGCACGGACATGGTCGAGATCATGGCGGTCTCCGTCATGGGCGACGTGAAGATCATCGTGCCCGACGGCGTCAACGTCGACCTCGCCGGGATGGCGATCATGGGCGACAAGAAGGTCGACGTGCTGGAGGCCGCGCCCGGCATGAACGTCCCCGTGGTGCGCGTGCACGCCTACGCCGTGATGGGCGACGTCAAGGTGATCGGCGACTCGCGGGCCAAGCCGCTGCGGCGCGGGTTCGCCGCCTGGCGCGAGCACTGGCGGCAGATGCACGGCGACGACTGGCGCGAGCTCGGCCGCCAGCTCCGCAACGAGGGCCGCGAGCTGCGCCGCCAGCTCAGCGACGACCGCGACGGCTACGGGCGCGACGGCTACGGGCGCGACGGCTACGGGCGCGACGGCTACGGGCGCGAGCGCGGCTACTGA
- a CDS encoding TIGR03084 family metal-binding protein, with translation MAELLDDLRAETASLERLLEPLGDADWELPTPAEGWAVRDQVSHLAWFDEAATRAVTDPEGFTAGLPGVNSVDDLARQARGMSPAELLGWFRAARGRSMEVFAGLDARDRVPWFGPPMSAASFVTARLMETWAHGQDVADALGVVRKPTDRLRHVATIGYRARPYGFAVRGLPQPDEPVRVELAMPGGGVWTAGPADAASVVRGPMLDFCLAVTQRVHLSDTALDLVGEPARAWMEIAQAFAGPPGAGRPPRSS, from the coding sequence ATGGCCGAGCTGCTCGACGACCTGCGTGCCGAGACCGCGTCACTGGAACGGCTGCTGGAGCCGCTGGGTGACGCGGACTGGGAGCTGCCCACGCCCGCCGAGGGCTGGGCCGTCCGCGACCAGGTGAGCCACCTGGCCTGGTTCGACGAGGCCGCCACCCGGGCCGTCACCGACCCCGAGGGCTTCACGGCCGGCCTGCCCGGCGTCAACTCCGTGGACGACCTCGCCCGCCAGGCGCGCGGCATGTCGCCGGCCGAGCTGCTCGGCTGGTTCCGCGCCGCGCGCGGGCGCAGCATGGAGGTCTTCGCCGGGCTGGACGCCCGCGACCGGGTGCCCTGGTTCGGGCCGCCCATGTCGGCCGCCTCCTTCGTCACCGCGCGCCTGATGGAGACCTGGGCGCACGGCCAGGACGTGGCCGACGCGCTCGGCGTCGTCAGGAAGCCCACGGACCGGCTCCGGCATGTGGCCACGATCGGTTACCGGGCGCGCCCGTACGGCTTCGCGGTGCGCGGCCTGCCGCAGCCGGACGAGCCGGTGCGGGTGGAGCTCGCCATGCCCGGCGGCGGCGTCTGGACGGCCGGCCCCGCGGACGCCGCGAGCGTCGTACGCGGCCCGATGCTCGACTTCTGCCTCGCCGTCACCCAGCGCGTCCACCTGTCGGACACGGCGCTGGACCTCGTCGGCGAGCCCGCCCGGGCCTGGATGGAGATCGCCCAGGCGTTCGCGGGCCCGCCGGGCGCGGGACGGCCGCCGCGGTCCTCGTGA
- a CDS encoding putative leader peptide, which translates to MLVGRRHVDLQRVRSAICCDAR; encoded by the coding sequence ATGCTCGTCGGTCGACGCCATGTCGACCTCCAGCGTGTCCGCAGTGCCATCTGTTGCGACGCCCGCTAA
- a CDS encoding YihY/virulence factor BrkB family protein, producing the protein MTSTDAPPRPKKGLVRHARARLSWVLDTKSWAIVRASTNAGVEYRVTGLAGEAAFFALLSLPPFVLGLIGVLGKIGTWVGGRVVFQVKTWVIEQAGLLFTQEAINKVVNPLIADVLSDDAGKVSIISLGFLLSLWSGSRALYVYVDLISVAYGLGEERGIIRTRLMSFGLYVVGLVIAIIIMPIMVVGPTMLKGALPSQYGIMIDILYWPVVTIGSVLFLTVLYHVSVPVRTRWFRELPGAILALFLWIVCAAVLRAVLAAWVSPDSVYGSLAAPIAVLLWLYITALAVLIGAILNAEVDRLWPGEGRTK; encoded by the coding sequence ATGACGTCCACCGATGCGCCTCCACGGCCGAAGAAGGGGTTGGTCAGGCATGCCCGGGCCCGGTTGAGCTGGGTGCTCGACACCAAGTCGTGGGCGATCGTCCGGGCCTCGACCAACGCCGGCGTCGAATACCGGGTGACCGGACTGGCGGGCGAGGCGGCGTTCTTCGCGCTGCTGTCGCTGCCGCCGTTCGTGCTGGGGCTGATCGGGGTGCTCGGCAAGATCGGCACCTGGGTGGGCGGCCGCGTCGTCTTTCAGGTCAAGACCTGGGTGATCGAGCAGGCCGGCCTGCTGTTCACCCAGGAGGCCATCAACAAGGTCGTCAACCCGCTGATCGCCGACGTGCTCAGCGACGACGCCGGCAAGGTGTCGATCATCTCGCTCGGCTTCCTGCTGTCACTGTGGTCGGGCTCGCGGGCGCTGTACGTCTACGTGGACCTCATCTCCGTCGCCTACGGCCTCGGGGAGGAGCGCGGCATCATCCGCACCAGGCTCATGTCCTTCGGCCTCTACGTCGTGGGCCTGGTCATCGCGATCATCATCATGCCGATCATGGTCGTCGGCCCGACGATGCTCAAGGGCGCGCTCCCCTCGCAGTACGGCATCATGATCGACATCCTCTACTGGCCCGTCGTCACCATCGGGTCGGTGCTCTTCCTGACCGTCCTCTACCACGTCAGCGTGCCGGTGCGCACCCGGTGGTTCCGCGAGCTGCCCGGCGCGATCCTCGCGCTGTTCCTCTGGATCGTCTGCGCCGCCGTGCTGCGCGCCGTGCTGGCCGCCTGGGTCTCGCCCGACTCCGTGTACGGCTCCCTGGCCGCCCCCATCGCGGTGCTGCTGTGGCTCTACATCACGGCGCTCGCCGTGCTCATCGGGGCGATTCTCAACGCCGAGGTCGATCGGCTGTGGCCGGGAGAAGGCCGTACCAAATAG
- a CDS encoding phosphoadenylyl-sulfate reductase, with protein sequence MTLVDIEVGLRDQRGTLDLQDIVESAATFLEGATAREIIRWAAATFGDRLCLTSSMSDALLIDLVSRVKPGVDVLFIDTGYHFAETVGTRDAVRQVYDVNVIDVKPSRTVAEQDRDLGPRLFGRNPDLCCYLRKVEPLNRALEPYLAWISGIRRDESPARKDARVVEWDAKRQMVKVNPIAAWTQEDVDNYIADNGVLINPLHYDNYPSIGCAPCTRQVAEGEDPRSGRWAGLGKVECGIHL encoded by the coding sequence ATGACGCTGGTGGACATCGAGGTCGGATTAAGAGATCAGCGCGGCACGCTCGACCTGCAGGACATCGTCGAGTCCGCCGCCACGTTCCTGGAGGGCGCCACCGCCAGGGAGATCATCCGCTGGGCGGCGGCCACGTTCGGCGACCGGCTCTGCCTGACCTCCTCGATGAGCGACGCGCTGCTGATCGACCTGGTGAGCAGGGTGAAGCCGGGCGTGGACGTGCTCTTCATCGACACCGGCTACCACTTCGCCGAGACCGTCGGCACGCGCGACGCGGTGCGCCAGGTCTACGACGTCAACGTGATCGACGTGAAGCCGTCGCGCACGGTGGCCGAGCAGGACCGCGACCTCGGGCCGCGGCTGTTCGGGCGCAATCCCGACCTGTGCTGCTACCTGCGCAAGGTGGAGCCGCTGAACCGGGCGCTGGAGCCGTACCTCGCGTGGATCTCCGGCATCCGCCGCGACGAGTCGCCGGCCCGCAAGGACGCGCGGGTCGTCGAGTGGGACGCCAAGCGCCAGATGGTGAAGGTCAACCCGATCGCCGCCTGGACGCAGGAGGACGTCGACAACTACATCGCCGACAACGGGGTGCTCATCAACCCGTTGCACTACGACAACTACCCCTCGATCGGGTGCGCGCCCTGCACGCGGCAGGTCGCCGAGGGGGAGGATCCGCGCAGCGGGCGCTGGGCGGGCCTGGGGAAGGTCGAATGCGGCATTCACCTGTGA
- a CDS encoding YccF domain-containing protein, producing the protein MRTLLNVIWLVFAGIWLALGYALAGIVCCILIVTIPFGIASFRIAAYALWPFGRTVVRDPDSGVLSLIGNIIWFVVAGIWLAIGHVVTSIPLFLSVIGIPMGVANLKLIPVSLLPLGARIVDID; encoded by the coding sequence ATGCGCACTCTACTGAACGTCATCTGGCTGGTGTTCGCGGGGATCTGGCTGGCGCTCGGTTACGCGCTGGCGGGGATCGTCTGCTGCATCCTGATCGTCACCATCCCGTTCGGCATCGCCTCCTTCCGGATCGCGGCGTACGCGCTCTGGCCCTTCGGCCGCACCGTCGTGCGCGACCCGGACTCCGGTGTGCTCTCGCTGATCGGCAACATCATCTGGTTCGTGGTCGCCGGGATCTGGCTCGCCATCGGGCACGTCGTCACCTCGATCCCGCTGTTCCTCTCCGTCATCGGCATCCCGATGGGCGTCGCGAACCTCAAGCTGATCCCCGTCTCCCTCCTTCCGCTGGGCGCCCGCATCGTGGACATCGACTAG
- a CDS encoding sirohydrochlorin chelatase, producing the protein MAVAHGSRDPRAAATVAALLDQVPLDVRVAYLDHCAPTLAQALHGLEEAVVLPLLLTEAYHSRVDLPAALNEARAHQPRLRVHYGTTLGPHPLLRAALERRLAEAGVLPGDPGTAVVLVSAGSSDARANAVVSRMAREWRRGGWWTVRAAYASAAGPTPAQAVAELVRAGAPRVVVAPYLLAPGHFADKVRREALEAGAAVVADVLGPAPELVDVLMERYEGAQRDPVSLVG; encoded by the coding sequence GTGGCGGTGGCGCACGGGTCGCGTGACCCGCGGGCCGCCGCCACCGTGGCCGCGCTGCTCGACCAGGTGCCGCTGGACGTGCGGGTGGCGTACCTGGACCACTGCGCGCCGACGCTCGCGCAGGCCCTGCACGGCCTGGAGGAGGCCGTGGTGCTGCCGCTGCTGCTCACCGAGGCGTACCACAGCCGGGTGGACCTGCCTGCGGCGCTCAACGAGGCGCGGGCGCACCAGCCGCGGCTGCGCGTCCACTACGGGACGACGCTCGGGCCGCACCCGCTGCTGCGGGCCGCGCTGGAGCGGCGGCTGGCCGAGGCGGGCGTGCTTCCCGGCGATCCCGGCACCGCCGTGGTGCTGGTGTCGGCCGGGTCCAGCGACGCGCGCGCGAACGCGGTCGTCTCGCGCATGGCGCGGGAGTGGCGGCGCGGCGGGTGGTGGACGGTCAGGGCCGCGTACGCCTCGGCCGCCGGGCCCACCCCGGCGCAGGCGGTGGCGGAGCTGGTGCGGGCGGGCGCGCCGCGCGTGGTGGTGGCGCCGTATCTGCTGGCGCCTGGACACTTCGCCGACAAGGTGCGGCGGGAGGCGCTGGAGGCGGGCGCCGCCGTGGTGGCCGACGTGCTCGGGCCCGCGCCCGAGCTGGTGGACGTGCTCATGGAGCGGTACGAGGGCGCGCAGCGCGACCCGGTGTCCCTGGTCGGCTGA